The Ranitomeya variabilis isolate aRanVar5 chromosome 7, aRanVar5.hap1, whole genome shotgun sequence genome includes a window with the following:
- the TRAP1 gene encoding heat shock protein 75 kDa, mitochondrial, producing the protein MAASALLRGSLSRSLRSWSRTGAVISGRSLSGCVSRYWPSPWHSVPTSRKRLPTLSSVTYRRYTTQTAENKEEEPALHTIISDTESVQGVASKHEFQAETKKLLDIVARSLYSEKEVFIRELISNGSDALEKLRHKLLSQGTSLPEMEIHLHTDSEKGTVTIQDTGVGMTQEELISNLGTIARSGSKAFLDALQNQADSSGKIIGQFGVGFYSAFMVADKVVVYSQASEPGSPGYCWTSDGSGVFELAEADGVRPGTKVIIYLKDDCKEFASEDRVREVVTKYSNFVSFPLYLNGKRINTLQALWMMDPKEIGEWQHEEFYRFIAQAYDKPRYMLHYKADAPLNIRSIFYVPEMKPSMFDVSRELGSSVALYSRKVLIQTKATDVLPKWLRFLRGVVDSEDIPLNLSRELLQESSLIRKLRDVLQRRLIRFFLDQSKKDAEKYKKFFEDYGLFIREGIVTTQEQDVKEDIGKLLRFESSSLPAGEQTSLAEYATRMPAGSRNIYYLCAPNRHLAEHSPYYEAMKQKQTEVLFCYEQFDELTLLHLREFEKKKLISVETDIVVDHYKEEKFEDSRAASDKLGEKESEDLMAWMRNGLGTRVTNIKVTPRLDTHPAMITVLEMGAARHFLRTQQLAKTNEERAQLLQPTLEINTGHPLIKKLGQLKDTDQDLAKLLLDQIYENAMIAAGLNDDPRPMVGRLNELLTKALEKH; encoded by the exons ATGGCGGCTTCTGCACTGCTCAGAGGATCCCTCAGCCGGTCGCTGCGGTCGTGGAGCAGAACCGGGGCTGTCATATCAGGGAGGAGCCTGAGCG gttGTGTCTCCAGGTACTGGCCGTCTCCCTGGCATTCAGTGCCCACCTCCAGGAAGAGGCTCCCCACACTGAGTAGTGTAACGTACCGGAGATATACCACACAGACCGCGGAGAACAAGGAGGAAGAGCCTGCGCTGCACACAATCATCTCCGACACTGAGAGCGTACAGG GTGTCGCCTCGAAGCACGAATTTCAGGCCGAGACGAAGAAGCTCCTGGACATTGTCGCTCGCTCATTATACTCGGAAAAAGAG GTGTTCATCCGGGAACTGATCTCAAACGGTAGCGATGCCCTGGAGAAGCTGCGGCACAAGCTCCTGTCTCAGGGGACCAGCCTGCCGGAAATGGAGATCCACCTGCACACAGATAGCGAGAAGGGCACGGTCACCATCCAG GACACCGGAGTGGGGATGACGCAGGAGGAGCTGATCTCTAATCTGGGCACCATCGCACGGTCGGGATCCAAG GCCTTTCTAGACGCCCTGCAGAACCAGGCTGACAGCTCCGGAAAGATCATTGGTCAGTTCGGTGTCGGCTTCTACTCCGCGTTTATGGTGGCTGACAAAGTGGTCGTCTACTCTCAGGCTTCGGAGCCCGGCAGCCCCGGATATTGCTGGACGTCTGATgg ATCTGGAGTCTTTGAGTTGGCAGAGGCCGATGGTGTGAGGCCAGGGACGAAAGTTATCATTTATCTTAAAGATGACTGTAAGGAGTTTGCCAGTGAGGACAGAGTAAGAG AGGTGGTGACGAAATACAGCAACTTTGTCAGCTTCCCCCTGTACCTTAATGGAAAGAGGATCAACACCCTGCAG GCTCTCTGGATGATGGACCCCAAAGAGATCGGAGAATGGCAGCACGAGGAGTTCTACCGGTTTATTGCCCAGGCGTATGATAAACCGCGCTACATGCTTCACTACAAGGCGGACGCCCCTCTGAATATTCGGAGCATCTTCTATGTGCCGGAGATG AAACCTTCTATGTTTGACGTCAGCCGGGAGCTGGGGTCCAGCGTGGCCCTGTACAGCCGCAAGGTCCTCATCCAGACCAAGGCCACGGACGTCCTGCCCAAGTGGCTGCGCTTCCTACGAG GGGTTGTCGACAGCGAGGACATTCCCTTGAATCTCAGCAGAGAATTGCTGCAGGAAAGTTCCCTCATAAG GAAACTACGCGATGTGCTGCAGAGACGGCTCATCAGATTTTTCCTCGACCAAAGCAAGAAGGACGCCGAGAAATACAAGAAATTCTTTGAGGACTACGGGCTTTTCATTCGAGAAGGGATTGTGACCACCCAAGAGCAGGATGTGAAG GAAGACATTGGGAAACTGCTGCGTTTTGAGTCGTCCTCCCTGCCAGCAGGAGAACAGACCAGCCTTGCCGAGTACGCCACTCGCATGCCAGCGGGATCCCGCAACATCTACTACTTGTGCGCACCCAACCGCCACCTTGCGGAGCACAGTCCTTACTATGAGGCCATGAAGCAGAAGCAGACAGAG GTCCTCTTCTGCTACGAGCAGTTTGATGAGCTCACACTGCTGCACCTACGGGAGTTTGAAAAGAAGAAGCTGATCTCGGTGGAGACGGACATCGTGGTGGATCATTACAAGGAGGAGAAGTTTGAGGACAGCCGTGCAG CTTCTGATAAACTGGGCGAGAAGGAGTCCGAGGATCTCATGGCTTGGATGAGGAACGGTTTGGGCACTCGAGTGACCAATATCAAA GTCACACCGCGTCTGGACACTCACCCGGCCATGATTACTGTGTTGGAGATGGGGGCGGCCAGACATTTCCtgcgcacacagcagcttgccaaaACAAATGAAGAACGAGCTCAGCTCCTGCAGCCCACCCTGGAGATCAACACTGG GCATCCTCTTATTAAGAAACTCGGACAGCTGAAGGACACAGACCAAGATCTGGCCAAATTACTTCTCGATCAG ATCTATGAGAACGCCATGATTGCCGCCGGGCTGAACGATGACCCCCGGCCCATGGTAGGGCGTCTCAATGAGTTGTTAACGAAAGCCCTGGAGAAGCATTGA